In Epinephelus fuscoguttatus linkage group LG15, E.fuscoguttatus.final_Chr_v1, a genomic segment contains:
- the lpin2 gene encoding phosphatidate phosphatase LPIN2 isoform X2 — MKRQRSWGDWELLGNNTDDNTDNSEQDESLSLRSSWSLADTMNYVGQLAGQVLVTVKELYKGINQATLSGCIDVVVVRQRDGTYQCSPFHVRFGKLGVLRSKEKVIDIEVNGEPVELHMKLGDNGEAFFVQEAEQLNIVPAHLATSPIPTESHLFWISEVEHRPPKDLEDDPADPEDPPEPPAPSTVATKKKKRRRKKHKGDPRREELTPPMSVTTSNAIAANTPAATTAAMSSTGQNEEIFEMDMSSDEEAAAHVSRSPSVTTMRDIDPKLPAARHNLDGYPMSDGDWPANDSHGLSQAFSPKSDSELMVRPSESLLRAESHMQWTWGEFPETTRVTKKEKPELLKTVTITPSESTHFRVILSSEAMENESEIERGEGASSSSSSSVCTIVKPEPRTPITTMTPVIPLASVSTITSVSPVSPTEPLDVLPPSVATSTPFSSQQSDSPSKKKGVPKRSQHQGPEDIYLDDLNVLEPDVAARYFPKSESEAATKHWMDSEMHSGSQSPQSVGSAAADSGTECLSDSASDLPDVTLSLCGGLTENAEISKERFMEHIITYHEFAENPAIIDNPNLVVKIGNRYYNWALAAPLILSLQAFQKNLPKATEEAWVKEKMPKKSGRWWFWRKRADSAIKQSETKLETKEESHLEEEGPSMSQEKLPLPPKAGDSSSDEEAKEVSAASCQERLQPVDGQHHPSPHTYRKSLRLSSDQIASLKLKEGPNDVTFSITTQYQGTCRCEGTIYLWNWDDKVIISDIDGTITKSDVFGQILPQLGKDWTHQGIAKLYHSVAENGYKFLYCSARAIGMADMTRGYLQWVNDGGIILPRGPLMLSPSSLFSAFHREVIEKKPEIFKIECLTDIKNLFQHNKQPFYAAFGNRANDVFAYKEVGVPVCRIFTVNPKGELIQEQTKGNKSSYSRLSELVEHVFPLLSKEQNEAFVLPEYSSFCYWRQPIPDFNPDELL; from the exons ATGAAGAGACAGAGGTCCTGGGGGGACTGGGAGCTCCTGGGAAACAACACAGACGATAACACAGACAACAGTGAACAGGATGAGTCCTTGTCTCTGAGGTCGTCTTGGTCCCTG GCGGACACGATGAACTACGTTGGCCAGCTGGCAGGTCAGGTGCTGGTAACCGTCAAAGAACTGTATAAAGGCATTAATCAGGCCACGCTGTCGGGCTGcattgatgttgttgttgtccgCCAGAGGGATGGCACCTACCAGTGCTCACCATTCCATGTGCGCTTCGGCAAGCTGGGTGTACTGCGCTCCAAAGAGAAAGTG ATTGACATTGAAGTGAATGGAGAGCCAGTGGAGCTGCACATGAAGCTTGGTGACAATGGAGAGGCCTTTTTTGTCCAGGAAGCTGAGCAGCTGAAT ATCGTCCCTGCCCACCTGGCCACCTCTCCAATCCCCACCGAGAGTCACCTATTCTGGATCTCAGAGGTTGAGCACAGGCCACCAAAGGATCTGGAGGATGACCCCGCTGACCCAGAGGACCCACCCGAGCCTCCTGCTCCTAGCACCGTGGccacaaaaaagaagaaacgaCGGAGGAAGAAGCATAAAGGAGACCCCCGAAGAGAGGAGCTGACCCCGCCCATGTCAGTCACTACCAGTAATGCTATTGCTGCTAACACACCTGCTGCTACGACTGCTGCTATGTCCAGCACTGGGCAAAATGAAGAGATCTTTGAGATGGACATGAGCTCTGACGAGGAAGCTGCTGCACATGTCTCAAG GTCACCTTCAGTGACCACAATGCGAGATATTGACCCCAAATTACCCGCAGCTAGACACAACCTCGATGGTTATCCAATGTCTGATGGGGACTGGCCTGCGAATGACAG TCACGGCTTGTCTCAGGCCTTTTCCCCAAAGAGTGACTCCGAGCTGATGGTCAGGCCCTCAGAGAGTTTACTCAGAGCTGAGTCCCACATGCAGTGGACCTGGGGGGAGTTTCCAGAAACAACCAGG GTCACCAAAAAAGAGAAACCAGAGCTTCTAAAAACCGTGACCATCACCCCATCAGAGAGCACCCACTTCCGCGTCATCCTCAGCTCTGAGGCCATGGAGAACGAGTCTGAGATCGAAAGGGGAGAGggtgcctcctcctcctcctcctcctcagtgtgtACCATTGTTAAGCCCGAGCCACGCACCCCTATTACCACTATGACACCTGTGATTCCTCTGGCATCTGTTAGTACCATAACCTCTGTAAGTCCTGTTTCCCCCACGGAGCCCCTGGATGTTTTGCCACCCAGTGTGGCAACCTCCACCCCTTTCAGCAGCCAACAGAGTGATTCACCCTCAAAGAAGAAAG GTGTCCCAAAGAGGAGCCAGCATCAGGGTCCTGAGGATATCTACCTAGATGACCTGAATGTACTTGAACCTGATGTTGCTGCACGATATTTTCCTAAGAG CGAGTCTGAGGCAGCGACAAAGCACTGGATGGACTCAGAGATGCACTCTGGTTCACAGTCCCCGCAGTCAGTGGGCAGTGCAGCTGCTGACAGCGGGACAGAGTGTCTGTCTGACTCAGCTAGTGACCTCCCAGACGTCACTCTTTCTCTGTGCGGAGGCCTCACAGAAAATGCTGAAATATCCAAAG AAAGGTTCATGGAGCACATCATCACCTATCATGAATTTGCTGAAAACCCAGCAATTATAGATAACCCCAACCTGGTTGTAAAGATAGGAAATAG ATATTATAATTGGGCACTAGCTGCACCCTTGATTTTAAGTCTACAAGCATTTCAGAAGAACTTACCAAAG GCTACAGAGGAGGCCTGGGTGAAGGAGAAAATGCCAAAGAAGTCAGGTCGCTGGTGGTTCTGGCGAAAAAGGGCAGATAGTGCAATCAAGCAG TCAGAGACGAAGCTTGAAACCAAGGAGGAGTCTCATCTGGAAGAGGAAGGACCTTCCATGTCTCAGGAGAAACTGCCCTTGCC GCCTAAAGCAGGAGACTCATCCAGCGATGAAGAGGCCAAGGAGGTGAGCGCTGCATCCTGTCAGGAGAGACTGCAGCCAGTAGATGGTCAGCACCACCCCAGCCCACACACTTACAGGAAGTCACTACGCCTCTCCTCTGATCAGATA GCCAGTCTGAAACTGAAGGAGGGACCTAACGATGTGACGTTCAGCATCACCACTCAATACCAGGGCACATGTCGCTGCGAGGGCACCATTTACCTGTGGAACTGGGACGACAAAGTCATTATCTCTGACATCGATGGCACTATCACCAA gtCAGATGTGTTTGGACAGATCCTGCCACAGCTGGGGAAGGACTGGACCCACCAGGGCATTGCAAAGCTCTACCACTCAGTAGCTGA GAATGGCTACAAGTTCTTATACTGCTCAGCGCGGGCTATTGGCATGGCGGACATGACAAGAGGTTACCTGCAGTGGGTCAATGACGGAGGCATCATTCTACCCCGAGGACCTCTCATGCTGTCTCCCAGCAGCCTTTTCTCCGCCTTCCACAG GGAGGTGATTGAGAAGAAACCAGAGATCTTCAAGATTGAATGCCTTACAGATATCAAGAACCTGTTCCAGCATAACAAGCAGCCATTCTACGCCGCCTTTGGGAATAGAGCTAAT GATGTGTTTGCCTATAAGGAGGTGGGAGTTCCAGTGTGTCGGATCTTCACAGTCAACCCAAAGGGAGAGCTGATCCAGGAGCAGACCAAGGGCAACAAGTCCTC TTACAGTCGGCTTAGTGAGCTGGTGGAGCATGTGTTCCCTCTGCTGAGTAAGGAGCAGAACGAGGCCTTTGTCCTGCCCGAGTACAGCTCTTTCTGTTACTGGAGACAACCCATACCAGACTTCAACCCTGATGAACTGCTCTAA
- the lpin2 gene encoding phosphatidate phosphatase LPIN2 isoform X3, translating to MNYVGQLAGQVLVTVKELYKGINQATLSGCIDVVVVRQRDGTYQCSPFHVRFGKLGVLRSKEKVIDIEVNGEPVELHMKLGDNGEAFFVQEAEQLNQIVPAHLATSPIPTESHLFWISEVEHRPPKDLEDDPADPEDPPEPPAPSTVATKKKKRRRKKHKGDPRREELTPPMSVTTSNAIAANTPAATTAAMSSTGQNEEIFEMDMSSDEEAAAHVSRSPSVTTMRDIDPKLPAARHNLDGYPMSDGDWPANDSHGLSQAFSPKSDSELMVRPSESLLRAESHMQWTWGEFPETTRVTKKEKPELLKTVTITPSESTHFRVILSSEAMENESEIERGEGASSSSSSSVCTIVKPEPRTPITTMTPVIPLASVSTITSVSPVSPTEPLDVLPPSVATSTPFSSQQSDSPSKKKGVPKRSQHQGPEDIYLDDLNVLEPDVAARYFPKSESEAATKHWMDSEMHSGSQSPQSVGSAAADSGTECLSDSASDLPDVTLSLCGGLTENAEISKERFMEHIITYHEFAENPAIIDNPNLVVKIGNRYYNWALAAPLILSLQAFQKNLPKATEEAWVKEKMPKKSGRWWFWRKRADSAIKQSETKLETKEESHLEEEGPSMSQEKLPLPPKAGDSSSDEEAKEVSAASCQERLQPVDGQHHPSPHTYRKSLRLSSDQIASLKLKEGPNDVTFSITTQYQGTCRCEGTIYLWNWDDKVIISDIDGTITKSDVFGQILPQLGKDWTHQGIAKLYHSVAENGYKFLYCSARAIGMADMTRGYLQWVNDGGIILPRGPLMLSPSSLFSAFHREVIEKKPEIFKIECLTDIKNLFQHNKQPFYAAFGNRANDVFAYKEVGVPVCRIFTVNPKGELIQEQTKGNKSSYSRLSELVEHVFPLLSKEQNEAFVLPEYSSFCYWRQPIPDFNPDELL from the exons ATGAACTACGTTGGCCAGCTGGCAGGTCAGGTGCTGGTAACCGTCAAAGAACTGTATAAAGGCATTAATCAGGCCACGCTGTCGGGCTGcattgatgttgttgttgtccgCCAGAGGGATGGCACCTACCAGTGCTCACCATTCCATGTGCGCTTCGGCAAGCTGGGTGTACTGCGCTCCAAAGAGAAAGTG ATTGACATTGAAGTGAATGGAGAGCCAGTGGAGCTGCACATGAAGCTTGGTGACAATGGAGAGGCCTTTTTTGTCCAGGAAGCTGAGCAGCTGAAT CAGATCGTCCCTGCCCACCTGGCCACCTCTCCAATCCCCACCGAGAGTCACCTATTCTGGATCTCAGAGGTTGAGCACAGGCCACCAAAGGATCTGGAGGATGACCCCGCTGACCCAGAGGACCCACCCGAGCCTCCTGCTCCTAGCACCGTGGccacaaaaaagaagaaacgaCGGAGGAAGAAGCATAAAGGAGACCCCCGAAGAGAGGAGCTGACCCCGCCCATGTCAGTCACTACCAGTAATGCTATTGCTGCTAACACACCTGCTGCTACGACTGCTGCTATGTCCAGCACTGGGCAAAATGAAGAGATCTTTGAGATGGACATGAGCTCTGACGAGGAAGCTGCTGCACATGTCTCAAG GTCACCTTCAGTGACCACAATGCGAGATATTGACCCCAAATTACCCGCAGCTAGACACAACCTCGATGGTTATCCAATGTCTGATGGGGACTGGCCTGCGAATGACAG TCACGGCTTGTCTCAGGCCTTTTCCCCAAAGAGTGACTCCGAGCTGATGGTCAGGCCCTCAGAGAGTTTACTCAGAGCTGAGTCCCACATGCAGTGGACCTGGGGGGAGTTTCCAGAAACAACCAGG GTCACCAAAAAAGAGAAACCAGAGCTTCTAAAAACCGTGACCATCACCCCATCAGAGAGCACCCACTTCCGCGTCATCCTCAGCTCTGAGGCCATGGAGAACGAGTCTGAGATCGAAAGGGGAGAGggtgcctcctcctcctcctcctcctcagtgtgtACCATTGTTAAGCCCGAGCCACGCACCCCTATTACCACTATGACACCTGTGATTCCTCTGGCATCTGTTAGTACCATAACCTCTGTAAGTCCTGTTTCCCCCACGGAGCCCCTGGATGTTTTGCCACCCAGTGTGGCAACCTCCACCCCTTTCAGCAGCCAACAGAGTGATTCACCCTCAAAGAAGAAAG GTGTCCCAAAGAGGAGCCAGCATCAGGGTCCTGAGGATATCTACCTAGATGACCTGAATGTACTTGAACCTGATGTTGCTGCACGATATTTTCCTAAGAG CGAGTCTGAGGCAGCGACAAAGCACTGGATGGACTCAGAGATGCACTCTGGTTCACAGTCCCCGCAGTCAGTGGGCAGTGCAGCTGCTGACAGCGGGACAGAGTGTCTGTCTGACTCAGCTAGTGACCTCCCAGACGTCACTCTTTCTCTGTGCGGAGGCCTCACAGAAAATGCTGAAATATCCAAAG AAAGGTTCATGGAGCACATCATCACCTATCATGAATTTGCTGAAAACCCAGCAATTATAGATAACCCCAACCTGGTTGTAAAGATAGGAAATAG ATATTATAATTGGGCACTAGCTGCACCCTTGATTTTAAGTCTACAAGCATTTCAGAAGAACTTACCAAAG GCTACAGAGGAGGCCTGGGTGAAGGAGAAAATGCCAAAGAAGTCAGGTCGCTGGTGGTTCTGGCGAAAAAGGGCAGATAGTGCAATCAAGCAG TCAGAGACGAAGCTTGAAACCAAGGAGGAGTCTCATCTGGAAGAGGAAGGACCTTCCATGTCTCAGGAGAAACTGCCCTTGCC GCCTAAAGCAGGAGACTCATCCAGCGATGAAGAGGCCAAGGAGGTGAGCGCTGCATCCTGTCAGGAGAGACTGCAGCCAGTAGATGGTCAGCACCACCCCAGCCCACACACTTACAGGAAGTCACTACGCCTCTCCTCTGATCAGATA GCCAGTCTGAAACTGAAGGAGGGACCTAACGATGTGACGTTCAGCATCACCACTCAATACCAGGGCACATGTCGCTGCGAGGGCACCATTTACCTGTGGAACTGGGACGACAAAGTCATTATCTCTGACATCGATGGCACTATCACCAA gtCAGATGTGTTTGGACAGATCCTGCCACAGCTGGGGAAGGACTGGACCCACCAGGGCATTGCAAAGCTCTACCACTCAGTAGCTGA GAATGGCTACAAGTTCTTATACTGCTCAGCGCGGGCTATTGGCATGGCGGACATGACAAGAGGTTACCTGCAGTGGGTCAATGACGGAGGCATCATTCTACCCCGAGGACCTCTCATGCTGTCTCCCAGCAGCCTTTTCTCCGCCTTCCACAG GGAGGTGATTGAGAAGAAACCAGAGATCTTCAAGATTGAATGCCTTACAGATATCAAGAACCTGTTCCAGCATAACAAGCAGCCATTCTACGCCGCCTTTGGGAATAGAGCTAAT GATGTGTTTGCCTATAAGGAGGTGGGAGTTCCAGTGTGTCGGATCTTCACAGTCAACCCAAAGGGAGAGCTGATCCAGGAGCAGACCAAGGGCAACAAGTCCTC TTACAGTCGGCTTAGTGAGCTGGTGGAGCATGTGTTCCCTCTGCTGAGTAAGGAGCAGAACGAGGCCTTTGTCCTGCCCGAGTACAGCTCTTTCTGTTACTGGAGACAACCCATACCAGACTTCAACCCTGATGAACTGCTCTAA
- the lpin2 gene encoding phosphatidate phosphatase LPIN2 isoform X1 → MKRQRSWGDWELLGNNTDDNTDNSEQDESLSLRSSWSLADTMNYVGQLAGQVLVTVKELYKGINQATLSGCIDVVVVRQRDGTYQCSPFHVRFGKLGVLRSKEKVIDIEVNGEPVELHMKLGDNGEAFFVQEAEQLNQIVPAHLATSPIPTESHLFWISEVEHRPPKDLEDDPADPEDPPEPPAPSTVATKKKKRRRKKHKGDPRREELTPPMSVTTSNAIAANTPAATTAAMSSTGQNEEIFEMDMSSDEEAAAHVSRSPSVTTMRDIDPKLPAARHNLDGYPMSDGDWPANDSHGLSQAFSPKSDSELMVRPSESLLRAESHMQWTWGEFPETTRVTKKEKPELLKTVTITPSESTHFRVILSSEAMENESEIERGEGASSSSSSSVCTIVKPEPRTPITTMTPVIPLASVSTITSVSPVSPTEPLDVLPPSVATSTPFSSQQSDSPSKKKGVPKRSQHQGPEDIYLDDLNVLEPDVAARYFPKSESEAATKHWMDSEMHSGSQSPQSVGSAAADSGTECLSDSASDLPDVTLSLCGGLTENAEISKERFMEHIITYHEFAENPAIIDNPNLVVKIGNRYYNWALAAPLILSLQAFQKNLPKATEEAWVKEKMPKKSGRWWFWRKRADSAIKQSETKLETKEESHLEEEGPSMSQEKLPLPPKAGDSSSDEEAKEVSAASCQERLQPVDGQHHPSPHTYRKSLRLSSDQIASLKLKEGPNDVTFSITTQYQGTCRCEGTIYLWNWDDKVIISDIDGTITKSDVFGQILPQLGKDWTHQGIAKLYHSVAENGYKFLYCSARAIGMADMTRGYLQWVNDGGIILPRGPLMLSPSSLFSAFHREVIEKKPEIFKIECLTDIKNLFQHNKQPFYAAFGNRANDVFAYKEVGVPVCRIFTVNPKGELIQEQTKGNKSSYSRLSELVEHVFPLLSKEQNEAFVLPEYSSFCYWRQPIPDFNPDELL, encoded by the exons ATGAAGAGACAGAGGTCCTGGGGGGACTGGGAGCTCCTGGGAAACAACACAGACGATAACACAGACAACAGTGAACAGGATGAGTCCTTGTCTCTGAGGTCGTCTTGGTCCCTG GCGGACACGATGAACTACGTTGGCCAGCTGGCAGGTCAGGTGCTGGTAACCGTCAAAGAACTGTATAAAGGCATTAATCAGGCCACGCTGTCGGGCTGcattgatgttgttgttgtccgCCAGAGGGATGGCACCTACCAGTGCTCACCATTCCATGTGCGCTTCGGCAAGCTGGGTGTACTGCGCTCCAAAGAGAAAGTG ATTGACATTGAAGTGAATGGAGAGCCAGTGGAGCTGCACATGAAGCTTGGTGACAATGGAGAGGCCTTTTTTGTCCAGGAAGCTGAGCAGCTGAAT CAGATCGTCCCTGCCCACCTGGCCACCTCTCCAATCCCCACCGAGAGTCACCTATTCTGGATCTCAGAGGTTGAGCACAGGCCACCAAAGGATCTGGAGGATGACCCCGCTGACCCAGAGGACCCACCCGAGCCTCCTGCTCCTAGCACCGTGGccacaaaaaagaagaaacgaCGGAGGAAGAAGCATAAAGGAGACCCCCGAAGAGAGGAGCTGACCCCGCCCATGTCAGTCACTACCAGTAATGCTATTGCTGCTAACACACCTGCTGCTACGACTGCTGCTATGTCCAGCACTGGGCAAAATGAAGAGATCTTTGAGATGGACATGAGCTCTGACGAGGAAGCTGCTGCACATGTCTCAAG GTCACCTTCAGTGACCACAATGCGAGATATTGACCCCAAATTACCCGCAGCTAGACACAACCTCGATGGTTATCCAATGTCTGATGGGGACTGGCCTGCGAATGACAG TCACGGCTTGTCTCAGGCCTTTTCCCCAAAGAGTGACTCCGAGCTGATGGTCAGGCCCTCAGAGAGTTTACTCAGAGCTGAGTCCCACATGCAGTGGACCTGGGGGGAGTTTCCAGAAACAACCAGG GTCACCAAAAAAGAGAAACCAGAGCTTCTAAAAACCGTGACCATCACCCCATCAGAGAGCACCCACTTCCGCGTCATCCTCAGCTCTGAGGCCATGGAGAACGAGTCTGAGATCGAAAGGGGAGAGggtgcctcctcctcctcctcctcctcagtgtgtACCATTGTTAAGCCCGAGCCACGCACCCCTATTACCACTATGACACCTGTGATTCCTCTGGCATCTGTTAGTACCATAACCTCTGTAAGTCCTGTTTCCCCCACGGAGCCCCTGGATGTTTTGCCACCCAGTGTGGCAACCTCCACCCCTTTCAGCAGCCAACAGAGTGATTCACCCTCAAAGAAGAAAG GTGTCCCAAAGAGGAGCCAGCATCAGGGTCCTGAGGATATCTACCTAGATGACCTGAATGTACTTGAACCTGATGTTGCTGCACGATATTTTCCTAAGAG CGAGTCTGAGGCAGCGACAAAGCACTGGATGGACTCAGAGATGCACTCTGGTTCACAGTCCCCGCAGTCAGTGGGCAGTGCAGCTGCTGACAGCGGGACAGAGTGTCTGTCTGACTCAGCTAGTGACCTCCCAGACGTCACTCTTTCTCTGTGCGGAGGCCTCACAGAAAATGCTGAAATATCCAAAG AAAGGTTCATGGAGCACATCATCACCTATCATGAATTTGCTGAAAACCCAGCAATTATAGATAACCCCAACCTGGTTGTAAAGATAGGAAATAG ATATTATAATTGGGCACTAGCTGCACCCTTGATTTTAAGTCTACAAGCATTTCAGAAGAACTTACCAAAG GCTACAGAGGAGGCCTGGGTGAAGGAGAAAATGCCAAAGAAGTCAGGTCGCTGGTGGTTCTGGCGAAAAAGGGCAGATAGTGCAATCAAGCAG TCAGAGACGAAGCTTGAAACCAAGGAGGAGTCTCATCTGGAAGAGGAAGGACCTTCCATGTCTCAGGAGAAACTGCCCTTGCC GCCTAAAGCAGGAGACTCATCCAGCGATGAAGAGGCCAAGGAGGTGAGCGCTGCATCCTGTCAGGAGAGACTGCAGCCAGTAGATGGTCAGCACCACCCCAGCCCACACACTTACAGGAAGTCACTACGCCTCTCCTCTGATCAGATA GCCAGTCTGAAACTGAAGGAGGGACCTAACGATGTGACGTTCAGCATCACCACTCAATACCAGGGCACATGTCGCTGCGAGGGCACCATTTACCTGTGGAACTGGGACGACAAAGTCATTATCTCTGACATCGATGGCACTATCACCAA gtCAGATGTGTTTGGACAGATCCTGCCACAGCTGGGGAAGGACTGGACCCACCAGGGCATTGCAAAGCTCTACCACTCAGTAGCTGA GAATGGCTACAAGTTCTTATACTGCTCAGCGCGGGCTATTGGCATGGCGGACATGACAAGAGGTTACCTGCAGTGGGTCAATGACGGAGGCATCATTCTACCCCGAGGACCTCTCATGCTGTCTCCCAGCAGCCTTTTCTCCGCCTTCCACAG GGAGGTGATTGAGAAGAAACCAGAGATCTTCAAGATTGAATGCCTTACAGATATCAAGAACCTGTTCCAGCATAACAAGCAGCCATTCTACGCCGCCTTTGGGAATAGAGCTAAT GATGTGTTTGCCTATAAGGAGGTGGGAGTTCCAGTGTGTCGGATCTTCACAGTCAACCCAAAGGGAGAGCTGATCCAGGAGCAGACCAAGGGCAACAAGTCCTC TTACAGTCGGCTTAGTGAGCTGGTGGAGCATGTGTTCCCTCTGCTGAGTAAGGAGCAGAACGAGGCCTTTGTCCTGCCCGAGTACAGCTCTTTCTGTTACTGGAGACAACCCATACCAGACTTCAACCCTGATGAACTGCTCTAA